Part of the Lolium rigidum isolate FL_2022 chromosome 6, APGP_CSIRO_Lrig_0.1, whole genome shotgun sequence genome, aacgatataaagtatgaataaaacatgtaggtattgtcataaaactagcatggaacataagaaattatatcagcgtccgaacggtaggttctacgccgagatgcgtgctggtggcttccgcctcaccctcggcacgtacaacacgccggagctggcggcgcgcgcttacgacgcggccgcgtggcgatttcggcggccacggcgcgacatgaacttcctggacgtcgaatcgctagaggaggcggagttcctcgcgccagcgccgtgcctcgtcgacgacgaggaccgtcgccgccaccgccaggtgcagcgccggatcgccatcgccgagcacgacgagcagttgatgcgccagtggagggcgcagttccccatcgacgtcgacaacaccgacgcgttcttcgctaacctcagggcacaacgcaggtccgacaggcgccaccgtcgggccgtcggcgtgttcgagctcgacaacccgaatacaatttgggccgacaacgaccctcggtgggacgacattggaccgagacaacctccgacgacgagtagactagactagtcatttatctattttaattgtgTTTTCAATGTTTTTAGACTATGTTCGATCTTCTATGTTCTACAAAATGTGTAACCTTTTTAGTCGAATTTCCAATAAAAAAGACATAAGTAGaaaacgagtacatcatgcgatgatccaaagtccTAGGAGTACATCTTCGAATGTTGgattgatttagtcatactcctgcctaggcctaTAATATGCATACCCGTAGTCTTCGTAGTCACCGtcattgtactggtagtcgtcgccttctaagttgccatcgtcgtcgtcgctatcgtcgctgtcatcgtcgctgtcgtcaggcggcgctcgtggctcgaacctcgactggtactgagggtaccgcagacgggggatatcgccggtcgtgatgtagtccatgacgctctgtagagtccggacgccccaccatagccgacgaccggcctcgtggaagttcccaggaggcagaccgtcctcctcatacatggcgagcgccctctcacgccgattgatgaagaaggcgtcccaagtctgctggttgtcgggatgccagcggggattcatccgctgctccggcgtgaggtctagATAGTAGTGGTttatgatggccgcccggcgcgcagtaccctgagggacgggagggaccggcacgcctccgacgcttaggctctaaccggcggggacgcggtagcccggtggacaagggtagttcgaggcgcaaagctcctccacctgttggtaggttagagtgggtacggtgaaagccatgagagagtgataagagattgtagagatgtgataattctggccaagccgggctacatatatagagtgagaaatggcgggaaaaaatgTGGGCGGGAAGACAATGGCGGGAAGATAGatgcgggaagaaatggcgggaagagggggccagaagacaggaggcgggaataaATGGTGGGAAgacagtggcgggaagaaatggtgggaagacagaggcgggaagaaatggcgggaagaggagggcgggaagacaggaggcgggaagaaatggtggGAAGCGGGGGTCGGGATGTCCCATCCTATCACCATATCGCCTCCCTTGGTGTGGTCGGTCGCCACTCTCCGAACATGGTCTACGTCACACCATCATGTTCTTCCTCACCTACTTTGAGTGCCGCCGTCGCACTTCCACAGGTAACCTGCATGGCCACTTTTGGTCATCACAGGTCCCGCGGACTATCCGTACGCCCATTTAGGCGTCCAACATGACCATTCTATGTCTTCGTCCACTAAGACCTCATAGTTAGCATCATCATCTCGTCCTCGGCTACTCTCCACCagcacctctctctctctttgccgCTCTACGACTCACTAAGTTTTTTGCTGATAGACATATTGGAGATATTGGAGGGTCCTCTTTATGTCATTTACATGCTGAGACGGTTTTACACACGATTTTCCAATGCCAAGGTGCAGTAGCTATTTGAAGAGCTCTTGGTGTGGAGGACACAATTACAGCGGCCATGCACGTTGATCGGTATGGGTCAGCTGTTTTGGAGGAGCTACTGAAATCAAATTCATCCGTGCTCCGAGGCTACACTTCTATTAATCTACAAGAAATCATAGTGTTCGATGTGTGGTATATTTGGTGGACACGTCGGAGGATTACCCACGGTGAATCAATTCCCCCAGTGCACCACCGTGCGATGTCTATTAAAGGGATTGTGGCGAACTCAAAGGTAGCAAACAAACCGAATACAGAGTTTAAGCGGGTCTAGGCAAAACCCACTGGCCATAAATTTAAACTGAACGTGGATGCTGCTTTCAATATTGATGACCGGACAAGAGCAATAGGGGCCATTCTAAGAGATGATCATGGTGTATTCGTAGCTGCCTCTTCAAGATATTTGCCCATGTTTTCTTAGGTGCAATGGCTGAATCATATGCTATTAGAGATGGTTTGGAGTTGGCAAACGTAATGGGTGCACTAGCCTTGAGGCAGAATCAGATTCGTTAGAAGTAATTGAGTACTGTTCAGACAACGAACAACCGTGGAATGAAGAAACGACAATTTTTGCTGATTGTTTCAATATCATAGGCCAAACTGGAAAGGCTGAATTTACTTATTGTAGGAGAAGTTGTAATAGGGCGGCTCATGCAATAGGTAGGTCTTCCTTCATTGATAAATCCTCTTGTatttgggtcgatgaacccctaGTCTCTTAGTCCAAATTCTCCTAGATAACATATATACTGTAACGTTTTTGTTTAGGGCAGCAAGTTTCTTATGCACTTTTTTCCTTACTAAGATATCTAAGAAGTTAGATTTTTTAATGTAATGACTTGCTTGCATAATATATTATGTTTTATAAAAAAAGAAGTTTTTAGCTTAGTCTCGAAAAAAAGGAAGATAGGGTCGCTCCCTCCACTACACCATCTCGTTTTCCCTTTCCCTCCCACCCGTCCCGCCAAAACAGAATCAGTGCCCTTTCCTTCGCCATTTCCCGCGCCAAAGAAATCACTTTAACCCTTACCCCAAAGCACAAAAAATCCCCTGGCTCCTTTCCCACACACCAAATTCACCATCGCCCCGCCGACCCCTCCGGCCGTCCGGCGCCCCATTCCCCACCACCGTCCAGTCTCCTCCCCTGCTCACCAGCGGCCAGCCGCCATGCCGTGCGAATCCCCTGACGAGGTCGTTGTCAAGAGGGAGCGAATCGATGCCGGCTCCGACGAGGCGACTGTGAAGGTCGAGGCCGCCGTCGAGGTCCAGATCAAGAGCGAGCGAATCGACGCCGGCCACCACGAGGTGAAGGTTGAGGCTGCCGGCGAGATCAAGGTCAAACGCGAGCCAATCGATGGCGACACCTACGACGCGAAGCTTGAAGCTCCCGGCGAGGTCAGGGCCAAGGCCAAGAGGGAGCCAATCGACGCCGGCGGCGAGCATTGCCGGGCCAAGAAGGAGGAGCAAGCCGACGAGATCGAGGTTCAAGTCAAGGAAGAAGGCGAATCCGAGCCGCCGCACCGTGTGAAGGAagaggcggcggcgtcggcaTCGTCTTCGGAGGAGGACGATTCTAGTGAAGATGAGGTGGAGATCATCGACCCGCCGCCGAGATCCAAGAAGAGGCAccgggaagacgacgacgacggcggcgtggACTTCATCGACCTCACGACGTCCCGCCCGGCGCCGTACCTGAACCCGAAGCCTATCCGGGCGATGCCGCCGCCGGGGGCGATGGCGACGCCGGCGAGCGAGTGGAAGATGGTCCTGGCGCCGGAACCGGCGGAGCTGGACGAGTACCCGCCGGACCACCGCGAGTGGGTCTTCTACAGGAAGTCGTACGCCACGGGGCTGTCGACCTGCCGCGGGAGGAAGTGGCTGGACGCCGGCGAGGTCGTCCGCTTCGCCTTCCCTTCCTACGAGCTGTCCCACGGCGGGATCAGGGTGTCGCACaggcaggcggcggcgctggcagAGACCGTGCGCATCTCGACGAACCGATCCGGAGAGGTAATCCCGCTCTGCTCTGCTCTTGCCTGCGGCTGCAATTCACACCACCTGCCTGAACCGATGTCTGATGATATATATGCGCAGAAGTAGCATCTGAATTTTTACTGGTTGCAGATCGGGAAGCTGTCGCCGGAGTGGGCTAGGTGCCTCGCCCCGCTGGTGGATTCTTCCAAGGTGATGATCCAGGGGAAGATGGTGTTTCCGATGATGGAGCTCAGGCTGATGCAGGAGGTGTTGCTGTATGTCAGGTAGTAACCACAACACTGAACATCTCTGTCCATGATTGCTGCTTTTTGTATGCATGTAGCACTTGCTGACGCTAAATTGCGTTTCTTTCTCAGCTTCTACATCCACCGCTCGTCCTTGTACCTGATCTCTCCTAAGAATGCCCATCATCAGAACAACCCTCTATGTGGCCTATTCAAGCTGCTTGGGCAATTCGGCGTAGCAGAGGCCTGAAAAAGCTTCCGAGGAGACCTTGTTTTGCCGTTTGGGTCACCATGTCCTAACTCATGTGTTAGCACTATCCTGTGGTCACAGGAACACTTGCAGTGTTATTGAACTTTGTTGGAAACTTGGTAAGAACCGAATGTGAaatctcttgttttatttttcttgctTGTCCAAGGAGACGAAGCGAGAGACAAAGCTTCATTCTTCAATTTATTGTAAGGGTTTGTGGTGTTTTGCCTGGCAAGAGATGTGTGATTTTTGGTAGGCTATGGCATGTGGCCTCTTTGTTTTGTTCTCCCTGCCGCAAAAAGAGAAAATGACTTCTTTTGTGTCAATATTCCACACTCATTTGCTGTATCTTCGCTAGTATGTTCAATTAACCTTGCATGTTGTTGTCATGAAATAATTAGCCTTATTTATTGTCTTCCAGTTGCTATTGCTTGCTCGCAAGAAGTAGATCACTCATAGCTATGTCCTGGTGTAACTCTTTGCATGAACTGAACTTCAATCCATTACATACATCCAAGGTTTTGTTTAATTTTCTTTTCCGGAAGTCACACATCCTGTAAGAACTGTAGGCACAAGTAAGTATTTGTCTTCATTTTATTACACATGCTCTTTGTTCTTTTCTGTACCAATTGATATCATAGTGAGGAGTGTGGAGGAGAATAAGAGACGCTAAGCCACATCAGCTCGGTCAATGGATCATGGGGAAGCAAAGAAGCTAAAGCCTAAAGGTACCCTATTATTTTCGCATGCTTACCCTCTCACTACTATCATGAGTTCTATGGTCATGCTACGTTTGTCCTCTGCAGCATCAAGGAGCAAGCAAGCGATTTGGTAGTGTGATGGCAAAGTAGTGATAAGATTTGCTTGAGAAACTAGTGCTTCATACAGTTTTCTTTACTCAAGCTTATATTATTCGTCGAAAAGTAGAAACGGTTCTATGCTCGCAGCCATCTTCGTTATTGTAAAAAAACAATCTGCACATACTAAGAAACAGTCTGGGCGGCCAAAACAAGTACAATATCGTAGAGATTAATGTGCTACACTTATGCACCATTAATCCTACTATATCACTCTCAAACATGTTGAATTGGACATGTACTATACCATCTTAGGCCAGTGAATCCTTGCCTCCAATTTTTCTTTTGAACCGAACATATATTTATTCAGCTCAAGTGCATTTCTTTCGAACCAGGCAAGAGAAATGCAAGGAGAGAAAAGGCCCCAAATGGCAATGCTCACTATTGAGCATTTAGCCGGATTCTTTAAAGAGAGAAAATGCCTCAGAGGACAATAACAAGCATGAAGGGCTCACTCTAGAAAAAGAGAGAATGTCCGAAAAGAACCTGCTACTGAACCTAAGCAACAGATCACTAAGGATTTGTTTTGAACTGAAAGAGCTAAACGAGCATTCTTTAACATTGTCACACCTACTGATGTGGGTAATCCTGCTGGAGTGAAATGAGGGAGAAGCTTGAATTTCTGAGTAGTGGCATGTTCTCCCAATGCTCGGAACTGTAAAAACTAATGGTGCCCTTGTCGCCGAAGACAACACCAAACATTATGTGTAGTACTAAGGGTTTTGGACTTGGTGAATACTGGCCAGCTTTGTTGTCAGCAGAAGACAATGTGACTCTTCTTGGAGAGACGAAGATGCTGGAGGTGAGAGCGCAGCCACATGAATTTGCTTGGGGTGTTGATTGCCTTTATGTTGAT contains:
- the LOC124664049 gene encoding DNA repair protein RAD5B-like, with the translated sequence MPCESPDEVVVKRERIDAGSDEATVKVEAAVEVQIKSERIDAGHHEVKVEAAGEIKVKREPIDGDTYDAKLEAPGEVRAKAKREPIDAGGEHCRAKKEEQADEIEVQVKEEGESEPPHRVKEEAAASASSSEEDDSSEDEVEIIDPPPRSKKRHREDDDDGGVDFIDLTTSRPAPYLNPKPIRAMPPPGAMATPASEWKMVLAPEPAELDEYPPDHREWVFYRKSYATGLSTCRGRKWLDAGEVVRFAFPSYELSHGGIRVSHRQAAALAETVRISTNRSGEIGKLSPEWARCLAPLVDSSKVMIQGKMVFPMMELRLMQEVLLYVSFYIHRSSLYLISPKNAHHQNNPLCGLFKLLGQFGVAEA